In the Lysinibacillus sp. PLM2 genome, one interval contains:
- a CDS encoding N-acetyltransferase, whose translation MNIRLNNKTELNKIVEIWYESSLIAHDFINKDYWKSKKTEMKEKYLPMSETYVISNDKDVVGFVSMVDNYLAALFIDVKHQGEGYGKSLLNFVKKQREHIQLKVYKKNNNAVNFYLGNGFVIKEESIDDQTAEVELLMEWENDLSK comes from the coding sequence ATGAATATTAGATTAAACAACAAAACAGAACTTAATAAAATCGTAGAAATATGGTACGAAAGCTCCTTAATAGCTCACGACTTTATTAATAAGGACTATTGGAAATCAAAGAAAACTGAGATGAAAGAAAAGTATCTTCCAATGTCCGAAACCTATGTTATAAGCAATGATAAAGATGTTGTGGGCTTTGTATCAATGGTAGATAATTATTTGGCTGCATTATTTATAGATGTTAAGCACCAGGGTGAAGGGTACGGAAAGAGCTTGTTGAATTTTGTTAAAAAACAAAGGGAACATATACAATTAAAGGTGTATAAGAAAAATAACAATGCCGTTAACTTTTATTTGGGGAATGGTTTTGTAATAAAAGAAGAATCTATAGACGACCAGACCGCCGAGGTAGAGTTGTTAATGGAATGGGAAAATGATTTGAGTAAGTGA
- a CDS encoding hypothetical protein (frameshifted, deletion at around 2031928): protein MFLSGLQQLFKQAGGVPISLRIDNLTPAVKKVRKGDSEAELTEAFRHFQNYYGFQVQVCNPESGNEKGHVERKVGYVRYNFFSTPPVIKDLEDLGEKLEQQLKKDRQRLHYKKEELIEDLWIREQKQLLKLPEKPYPVFKQFAIKFNKYNEFKLDQHFIHVPRARNYVQLYCITYWDKFKVITNDGEILLTDARPYMKKRRFIPWKDILKDWLKKPRVIGHSRYTPYLPTRIKEYLTVPSLALRKQRINELITLLVNHEMKEIDQNFYDYIAKNIEEQEHPYGVNWTDYDALSPKGTGVTTHE from the coding sequence ATGTTTTTAAGTGGATTACAACAACTGTTTAAGCAAGCTGGCGGTGTACCAATCAGTCTTAGAATTGATAATTTAACACCTGCGGTGAAAAAAGTAAGAAAAGGAGATTCGGAAGCAGAGTTAACGGAAGCTTTTCGTCATTTCCAAAATTACTATGGCTTCCAGGTTCAAGTTTGTAATCCTGAAAGTGGTAATGAAAAAGGTCATGTCGAACGAAAGGTTGGGTATGTTCGCTATAACTTCTTTAGCACCCCACCAGTCATTAAAGACTTAGAAGATTTAGGTGAGAAACTAGAACAACAGTTAAAGAAGGACCGTCAAAGGCTACATTATAAAAAAGAAGAACTGATTGAGGATTTATGGATACGGGAGCAGAAGCAATTATTAAAATTACCTGAAAAACCTTATCCTGTTTTTAAGCAGTTTGCGATTAAATTTAACAAGTATAATGAATTCAAATTGGATCAACATTTCATTCATGTCCCAAGAGCGCGTAACTATGTGCAGCTATATTGCATCACCTATTGGGATAAGTTCAAAGTTATTACAAATGACGGTGAAATTTTATTAACGGATGCAAGACCTTATATGAAAAAACGCCGTTTTATACCATGGAAAGATATTTTAAAAGATTGGTTGAAAAAGCCACGTGTAATCGGACATTCACGTTATACACCATATTTACCAACACGTATAAAAGAATATTTAACAGTCCCATCCCTTGCGTTAAGAAAACAGCGTATTAATGAATTGATTACGCTTCTGGTAAACCATGAAATGAAAGAAATTGACCAGAATTTTTATGATTACATTGCAAAAAATATTGAAGAACAGGAACATCCTTACGGTGTCAATTGGACAGACTATGATGCATTATCTCCAAAGGGAACGGGGGTAACAACGCATGAATGA
- a CDS encoding short chain dehydrogenase produces the protein MSKVAIITGGGSGLGQATAIRLAQEGINIAVVDISEKGGNETVEKVKAEGVDAIFIKADVSKPEDVKNYVDKTVEHFGSIDYFFNNAGISGSGKFYLETTIEEINQIVGINLLGALYGLRYVAEVMLKNGGGSIVNTSSSAGVIGQDSVVTYSATKHGIVGLTRSMVAEYAKDGLRVNAIAPGPTETPMVKTFYEANPKMKENATGGIPQKRLGTPEEVAELVTFLLISKAEYINGEVIRIDGGFTSTK, from the coding sequence TTGAGTAAAGTAGCGATTATTACAGGTGGGGGCAGTGGACTCGGTCAAGCAACTGCCATTCGTTTGGCTCAAGAAGGTATTAATATTGCAGTCGTAGATATAAGTGAAAAAGGCGGAAATGAAACTGTCGAAAAAGTAAAAGCTGAAGGAGTTGATGCAATCTTCATTAAAGCTGATGTATCAAAACCAGAAGATGTAAAAAATTATGTTGATAAAACAGTAGAACATTTTGGTTCAATTGATTACTTCTTTAACAACGCTGGAATTTCAGGCAGCGGAAAATTCTATTTAGAAACTACAATCGAAGAGATTAACCAAATTGTAGGTATCAACCTTCTTGGTGCATTATATGGTTTGCGTTATGTAGCAGAAGTAATGTTAAAAAACGGTGGAGGTTCAATCGTCAATACATCATCCAGTGCTGGTGTAATTGGTCAAGATTCCGTTGTAACATATTCTGCTACAAAACATGGCATTGTTGGTTTAACAAGAAGTATGGTTGCTGAATACGCAAAGGATGGTTTACGTGTCAATGCTATTGCACCAGGTCCAACTGAAACACCGATGGTAAAAACTTTCTACGAAGCCAACCCAAAAATGAAAGAAAATGCTACGGGCGGTATTCCACAAAAACGTTTAGGTACACCGGAAGAAGTAGCTGAACTAGTTACTTTCCTATTAATTTCTAAAGCAGAATATATCAATGGTGAAGTTATTCGAATTGATGGTGGATTCACGAGTACAAAATAA
- a CDS encoding hypothetical protein (frameshifted, deletion at around 2031928) → MLAMSEVNCIKTLRNEKGLSISAVATAMKVNWRTAKKYGDGEQLPQEKLYIKKGMMYEDEEKWGEIVSDWLEEDLKVKKKLRRTNKKMYEDLQSMGFEGSYRTVCNYIQEWRSAEDDEFSKGHERLDHPEGEAQLDFGTMEAVQDGEIVDVHALVMSFPASNTGFAVPMPGENLECF, encoded by the coding sequence ATGCTAGCAATGTCTGAAGTTAATTGTATCAAAACATTACGAAACGAAAAAGGATTATCTATCTCTGCAGTGGCAACTGCTATGAAAGTAAATTGGCGTACCGCCAAAAAGTATGGTGATGGGGAGCAACTACCTCAAGAAAAACTGTATATCAAAAAAGGTATGATGTATGAAGATGAAGAAAAATGGGGAGAAATCGTTAGTGATTGGCTTGAAGAAGATTTAAAAGTGAAGAAAAAGTTACGTCGGACAAATAAGAAAATGTACGAAGATTTACAATCGATGGGCTTTGAAGGATCCTATCGCACAGTGTGTAATTACATTCAAGAATGGCGCTCAGCAGAAGATGATGAATTCAGTAAAGGTCATGAAAGATTAGATCATCCCGAAGGTGAAGCACAGTTGGATTTTGGAACTATGGAGGCTGTTCAAGATGGAGAAATCGTGGATGTCCATGCATTAGTTATGTCCTTCCCAGCAAGTAATACTGGATTCGCAGTACCCATGCCTGGAGAAAATCTAGAATGTTTTTAA
- a CDS encoding hypothetical protein (frameshifted, deletion at around 2045352) — translation MLKDNEYKRQHQMHKQQLKMIDIHEKLLDEGFEISYTTVRNFVNSEEKRQKEVFIRQKATAGHEIEFDWGEVKLVIDQSLRSLSMAVFTLPYSNDRIAYLYESETMVCVQDAHVKCINYLGFVPEVFTYDNMRTVVKNFIGTEREITDGMKNLSMHYHFKIRLCEPRKGNQKGHVERSVEYIRRKAFAHRDTFASLEEAQAYLTEIIMKLNSRKHYKKRQTHHELMQEERTARQVSANIIPFDASELFEFRVDKYSTITYRQNRYSVPEGHVGEWVKVKASAEKILIFSENACIATHKRSWQIHQWIMDIYHYLRTFEKKKVHWLKVNV, via the coding sequence ATGTTAAAAGATAATGAATATAAACGGCAACATCAAATGCATAAGCAACAACTGAAAATGATTGATATTCATGAAAAATTATTAGATGAAGGTTTTGAAATTAGTTATACCACTGTTAGAAACTTTGTGAATAGTGAGGAGAAACGTCAAAAAGAAGTCTTTATTCGTCAAAAGGCAACTGCTGGTCATGAGATTGAATTTGACTGGGGAGAAGTAAAATTAGTTATAGACCAATCCCTACGGTCTCTTTCAATGGCAGTCTTTACCCTACCATATAGTAATGATAGAATTGCATATTTATATGAATCTGAAACAATGGTGTGTGTTCAAGATGCTCATGTGAAATGTATTAACTATTTAGGCTTTGTACCAGAGGTTTTTACGTACGATAATATGCGGACAGTCGTAAAGAACTTTATTGGGACTGAACGAGAGATTACTGATGGTATGAAAAATCTATCGATGCATTATCATTTTAAAATACGACTATGTGAACCAAGAAAAGGAAATCAGAAGGGGCATGTGGAGCGGAGTGTAGAATACATCCGTCGTAAGGCATTTGCCCATCGAGATACGTTTGCAAGCTTAGAAGAAGCTCAGGCTTATCTAACAGAAATCATCATGAAATTAAACTCTCGTAAGCATTATAAGAAAAGACAAACGCATCATGAATTAATGCAAGAAGAACGTACAGCTAGGCAAGTAAGCGCAAATATTATTCCATTTGATGCCTCTGAGTTGTTTGAATTTAGAGTGGACAAATATAGTACGATTACTTATAGACAAAATCGTTATTCTGTTCCTGAAGGACATGTTGGAGAATGGGTGAAAGTAAAAGCGAGTGCGGAAAAAATTCTTATTTTTAGTGAAAATGCCTGTATCGCGACACATAAACGAAGTTGGCAGATCCATCAATGGATTATGGATATTTATCATTACTTACGTACATTTGAAAAGAAAAAGGTGCATTGGCTCAAAGTGAATGTTTGA
- a CDS encoding hypothetical protein (possible pseudo due to internal stop codon) gives MAQIRKRGKTYSFIIDIGKDSKTGKRKQVSQGGFLKKKDAEIAAKKIELSLDEGKFYELSREFFSDYISTWFENHYKNRIKITSLSNYNYLIEKHIITDNVLCNKEISKITTEDIDTFYNQKLEEGYSGSYIRKMHEILNLAFKQALLWKKIIVNPMENSTPPVINSREIVILSIKEI, from the coding sequence TTGGCACAGATAAGAAAAAGAGGCAAGACATATTCATTTATTATTGATATTGGTAAAGATTCAAAGACTGGTAAAAGAAAGCAAGTTAGTCAGGGAGGTTTTTTGAAGAAAAAGGATGCAGAAATTGCTGCAAAGAAAATTGAGTTATCCCTTGATGAAGGCAAATTTTATGAGTTAAGTAGAGAATTTTTTTCCGACTATATAAGTACATGGTTTGAAAACCATTATAAAAATCGGATTAAAATTACTTCTTTATCAAATTATAACTATCTTATAGAAAAACACATTATAACTGATAATGTTTTATGTAATAAAGAAATTTCTAAAATAACAACTGAAGATATAGATACATTTTATAATCAAAAGTTAGAAGAAGGTTATAGTGGAAGTTATATTAGAAAAATGCATGAAATATTAAACCTTGCATTTAAACAAGCTTTATTATGGAAGAAAATCATTGTCAATCCAATGGAAAACTCAACTCCACCAGTTATAAATTCTAGAGAAATTGTTATTTTGTCGATTAAAGAAATCTAA
- a CDS encoding hypothetical protein (possible pseudo due to internal stop codon) has protein sequence MRRGEILGLKWSDIDFNKKTLSVNRSLVHVPNVGYVLTPPKTKHSKRQVPIPNFVINELIRHKNSQDEWIELVGPLYNDNDLVICTNTGAFQDPRNVVRVMKRIIKNSGVTNIRFHDIRHTHASILIDQGVDIVKISKRLGHANPRITLEVYAHLLPNSDNEIADIFHHAIQKSNK, from the coding sequence ATGAGAAGGGGAGAGATCCTAGGCTTAAAGTGGTCCGATATTGACTTCAATAAAAAAACTCTCTCAGTTAATAGATCATTAGTTCATGTTCCTAATGTTGGTTACGTATTAACACCCCCAAAGACTAAACATTCAAAACGTCAAGTGCCTATTCCGAATTTTGTAATTAACGAACTGATTCGTCACAAAAATTCGCAAGATGAATGGATTGAATTGGTGGGCCCTCTTTACAATGATAATGATTTAGTTATTTGTACAAATACGGGAGCATTCCAAGATCCACGGAATGTCGTTCGAGTGATGAAAAGAATCATTAAAAATTCCGGAGTAACAAATATTCGATTCCATGATATTCGTCACACTCATGCATCAATTCTGATTGATCAAGGTGTAGATATTGTTAAAATTTCAAAACGTTTAGGTCATGCAAATCCCAGAATCACTTTAGAAGTGTATGCCCATTTACTACCAAATAGCGATAATGAAATTGCGGATATTTTTCATCATGCTATTCAAAAAAGTAATAAGTAA
- a CDS encoding carbonic anhydrase: MGNSTRKKTLVITGLNDKLNELFPMITNKKAEELIIIKTMGNSISQPYDSIMRSIIIAVYQENIEEIYIIGEKDSTECSINKDEFLSKIQKANVSSKEIKAIEYFGVVGEDLMSWLVGREDIKTILKENISLIKNHPLIPKNVKVYGFIASAELSEFEEVS; the protein is encoded by the coding sequence ATGGGAAATTCAACTAGGAAGAAGACATTAGTTATAACTGGTTTAAATGATAAACTAAATGAGCTATTTCCGATGATTACAAACAAAAAAGCAGAAGAATTAATCATCATTAAAACTATGGGGAATAGCATCTCGCAGCCTTATGACTCTATTATGAGAAGTATAATCATAGCTGTTTACCAAGAAAATATTGAAGAAATATATATTATTGGAGAAAAAGATAGTACAGAATGTTCGATCAATAAGGATGAGTTCTTATCAAAAATACAAAAAGCTAATGTTTCAAGTAAAGAAATAAAAGCAATTGAATACTTCGGCGTAGTAGGGGAAGATTTAATGAGCTGGTTAGTTGGCAGGGAAGATATAAAAACAATACTAAAAGAAAATATTTCTTTAATTAAAAACCATCCACTCATTCCAAAAAACGTTAAAGTTTATGGTTTCATTGCTAGTGCAGAACTTAGCGAATTTGAAGAGGTTTCATAG
- the yrhP gene encoding putative membrane protein YrhP: protein MDGLLSYILIAAMMVVIPGADTMLLVKNTLSYGPKAGFYTVLGMATGLSFWTLIAILGLSVVIANSVILFSIIKYLGAAYLIYLGVKSFFAKSLLSLEEIQAQANSHTNSSNKHNKESFVHALLSNVLNPKTVLVYITVMPQFIDLSENVNQQLIMLASILTVFAVLWFLTLVYVIDYAKKWLNNSKFQKVFQKSSGLILVGFGIKTGI from the coding sequence ATGGATGGCTTATTATCATATATTTTAATTGCTGCAATGATGGTTGTTATACCAGGAGCAGATACGATGCTCCTAGTGAAAAATACGCTCAGCTACGGTCCAAAAGCTGGATTTTATACAGTTCTAGGAATGGCAACTGGACTTTCTTTTTGGACGCTTATTGCTATTCTTGGACTATCTGTTGTCATTGCAAATTCTGTAATTCTTTTTAGTATAATAAAGTATTTAGGAGCTGCTTATTTAATTTATTTAGGTGTAAAAAGTTTCTTTGCTAAAAGTCTGCTTTCTTTAGAGGAAATTCAAGCACAGGCGAATTCGCATACCAATTCTTCAAACAAGCATAATAAAGAGTCCTTTGTCCATGCATTACTTAGTAATGTTCTAAATCCAAAAACTGTATTGGTTTATATAACTGTCATGCCACAATTTATCGATTTAAGTGAAAATGTGAATCAACAATTGATAATGTTAGCGTCTATTCTTACTGTATTTGCTGTGTTATGGTTTCTAACTCTTGTTTATGTAATTGATTATGCTAAAAAATGGTTGAATAACTCTAAATTCCAGAAAGTATTTCAAAAATCATCTGGCTTGATTTTAGTAGGCTTTGGTATTAAAACAGGAATTTAA
- a CDS encoding sodium-dependent bicarbonate transport family permease has product MSEIIYQNLFSPVVLFFVLGIVAALFKSDLKFPNALSEALSIYLLIAIGIKGGIELSHYSFETVINPIMGTLFLGIAIPILTLVIMRFMKMDLKNSIGVAATYGSISVVTYGATISFLEKNSITYEGFMNALVVLLESPAILVSLILLKVLENRNAEPVISSQNFGIVPASVRLLNKEVLKESILGKSVLLLLGSLIIGLILGENALPTVKPLFIDLYSSILILFLLNMGLVAGQRLPEVKKYGLKLLLFGILAPVLFGSLGVIVGHFVGLSLGGVTLMGVLAGSASYIAAPAALKSSVPEANPSIYLGLSLGVTFPFNLILGIPIYYTIANWIQ; this is encoded by the coding sequence ATGTCAGAAATTATTTATCAAAATTTATTTTCACCAGTTGTACTGTTTTTTGTATTGGGAATTGTAGCAGCTTTATTTAAATCAGATTTAAAATTCCCAAATGCTTTAAGTGAAGCGTTAAGTATTTATTTGTTGATTGCTATAGGAATAAAAGGGGGAATAGAACTTTCCCATTATTCATTTGAAACAGTAATAAATCCAATTATGGGTACTTTATTTTTAGGTATTGCAATTCCAATTCTTACGCTAGTTATTATGCGCTTCATGAAAATGGACTTAAAAAATTCAATTGGAGTTGCTGCAACATATGGATCAATTAGCGTGGTAACTTATGGAGCAACAATTTCATTTTTAGAAAAGAATAGTATTACTTATGAAGGATTTATGAATGCATTAGTTGTGTTATTAGAAAGTCCTGCGATTTTAGTATCATTGATCTTATTAAAAGTTCTAGAGAATAGAAATGCTGAACCAGTAATATCATCTCAGAATTTTGGAATAGTTCCCGCATCAGTAAGACTTTTAAATAAAGAAGTACTGAAAGAAAGTATATTAGGAAAAAGTGTATTACTGTTGCTAGGTAGTTTAATAATCGGATTGATATTAGGGGAAAATGCCTTACCAACGGTTAAACCTTTATTTATAGACTTATATAGTAGTATATTAATTCTGTTTTTACTGAACATGGGTTTAGTTGCCGGACAACGCTTACCAGAAGTAAAAAAATATGGGCTTAAGTTACTCCTTTTTGGAATTTTAGCTCCTGTTTTATTTGGTAGTTTGGGAGTTATTGTTGGACATTTTGTAGGATTATCTTTGGGTGGAGTTACATTAATGGGCGTACTAGCAGGAAGTGCTTCGTATATCGCTGCTCCAGCTGCTCTAAAATCATCTGTACCTGAAGCAAACCCATCGATTTATTTAGGATTATCATTAGGGGTAACATTCCCTTTTAACCTTATTCTTGGAATACCTATCTATTATACGATAGCAAACTGGATTCAATAG
- the yrhO gene encoding hypothetical protein yields the protein MKENILEILKNLNFTEYEAKAYLALLEESPLSGYAVAKNSGVPRSRIYEVLDSLVIRGDILVSPGNTPQYTAVPSKELIKSRRKKAEENFELAEKSLEKFEGSTNDRENIWNITGRNEILEKVKTCILSAKKRILLEIWEDEYEEIKPELKLAADRGVNVTIIAYGEIVSDFANVYLHYMGHKITEEYGGRWIVISGDDSEVVAGIVSLENDSRAAWTMHVGLVMPITEVMIHDLYIIEIMEKYKELLEESFGENLVNLRRKFSIHPDFKKHYVD from the coding sequence ATGAAAGAAAATATTTTAGAAATATTGAAGAACTTAAATTTTACAGAATACGAAGCAAAAGCATATCTTGCTTTGCTGGAAGAATCTCCATTAAGCGGCTATGCAGTAGCAAAAAACTCCGGAGTACCCCGTTCAAGAATTTATGAAGTTTTGGATAGTTTAGTGATACGAGGGGATATTCTCGTAAGTCCTGGAAACACCCCTCAATATACCGCTGTTCCTTCAAAGGAGTTAATTAAAAGTCGTCGAAAGAAAGCAGAAGAAAACTTCGAACTCGCAGAAAAATCATTAGAGAAATTTGAAGGTTCTACAAATGACCGTGAAAATATTTGGAATATCACAGGACGAAATGAAATACTAGAAAAAGTAAAGACTTGTATATTGTCTGCTAAAAAAAGAATTCTGTTAGAGATCTGGGAAGACGAATATGAAGAAATAAAGCCTGAACTTAAACTAGCAGCTGATAGAGGAGTAAATGTAACTATTATTGCTTATGGAGAAATCGTCTCTGATTTTGCTAATGTTTATCTACATTATATGGGACATAAAATAACAGAAGAGTATGGTGGAAGATGGATAGTTATTAGTGGAGATGATTCAGAGGTAGTAGCAGGAATCGTCTCATTAGAGAATGATAGCCGTGCAGCATGGACTATGCATGTAGGATTAGTAATGCCAATAACGGAAGTCATGATTCACGATTTGTATATTATAGAAATAATGGAGAAGTATAAGGAACTATTAGAGGAGAGTTTTGGAGAAAATCTCGTAAATTTAAGACGAAAATTTTCTATCCATCCAGATTTTAAAAAACATTACGTGGATTAA
- a CDS encoding ATP-binding protein, with amino-acid sequence MDKRQEMIEMCKELRLPSIRAFIQEDDMWKQHQTAEDFLYHALVQEMQDREVRAKANRIRSANFPEKKLLTELETERLPQNAASRLPQLKKLDFIQEKQNVLLIGSPGTGKTHIAIGLGIEACLSGYKVFFTTVSSLVNQLKESRSERTLRSFELKFEKYDLVIIDELGYISFDKEGAELLFTHLSLRAGRASTIVTSNLSFDRWEEIFHDPVLTAALTDRLTHRAYMVDMVGPSYRILDTKEWLENSQL; translated from the coding sequence ATGGATAAGAGACAAGAAATGATTGAAATGTGTAAAGAACTTCGATTACCAAGTATTCGGGCATTTATTCAAGAAGATGATATGTGGAAACAACATCAGACAGCAGAGGATTTTTTATATCATGCACTGGTACAAGAGATGCAAGATCGAGAAGTACGAGCAAAAGCGAATCGGATTCGTTCAGCAAATTTCCCTGAAAAGAAACTATTAACTGAATTAGAGACTGAGAGATTACCGCAAAATGCGGCCTCTCGCCTCCCACAATTAAAGAAATTAGATTTCATTCAAGAAAAACAAAATGTCCTATTAATTGGCTCACCTGGAACAGGTAAAACCCATATAGCAATAGGTTTAGGAATTGAAGCTTGTTTGTCAGGATATAAAGTATTTTTCACAACGGTATCATCTCTAGTAAACCAATTAAAAGAGAGCCGTTCTGAAAGAACGTTACGTTCATTTGAACTGAAGTTTGAAAAATATGATTTAGTAATCATTGATGAATTAGGTTATATCTCCTTTGATAAAGAAGGAGCCGAGTTATTATTTACTCATCTTTCCCTTCGGGCAGGACGAGCATCCACCATCGTTACGAGTAATTTATCATTTGATCGATGGGAAGAAATATTTCATGATCCAGTTTTAACAGCAGCTTTAACAGATCGACTAACACATAGAGCCTATATGGTTGACATGGTCGGCCCATCTTATCGAATATTAGATACAAAAGAATGGCTAGAAAATAGTCAGCTTTAA
- a CDS encoding ATP-binding protein yields MNEAILELCKQLRLAHIAEAIDDVPFTTPEEFIYQLLLKEQKGREQAKIARNLKQARFIDTKTLETYEWHKDISLPKHLTKEELMKLDFIRRKENLILVGAPGTGKTHLASALGRRACEQGYEVRFYRVSHLVEELEQALVMGKLKQFRSKLEKVDLMILDEMGYLPFGKEGAELLFQIISECYEQKSLIITSNLEFSQWNRIFSDSRLTAALVDRLIHHAHIISYTGQSFRLANALSRK; encoded by the coding sequence ATGAATGAAGCCATTCTTGAATTGTGTAAACAGCTTCGACTTGCCCATATAGCCGAAGCAATAGATGATGTTCCATTCACAACGCCGGAAGAATTTATTTATCAACTTTTATTAAAAGAACAAAAGGGTCGTGAACAAGCCAAAATAGCAAGAAACTTGAAGCAAGCGCGATTCATCGATACAAAAACATTGGAAACGTATGAATGGCATAAAGATATCAGCTTACCCAAGCATTTAACAAAAGAAGAATTAATGAAGTTAGATTTCATTCGAAGAAAAGAGAATTTAATTTTAGTAGGAGCGCCTGGCACGGGAAAAACTCATTTAGCTTCAGCGCTTGGTAGAAGAGCTTGTGAGCAAGGTTATGAGGTGCGTTTTTATCGAGTATCACATTTAGTTGAAGAATTAGAGCAAGCACTTGTGATGGGAAAATTAAAGCAGTTTCGTAGTAAGTTAGAGAAAGTGGATTTGATGATTTTAGATGAAATGGGTTATCTTCCTTTTGGGAAAGAAGGAGCAGAATTATTGTTTCAAATTATATCAGAGTGTTACGAACAAAAAAGTTTAATTATTACGTCTAATTTAGAATTCAGTCAGTGGAATCGTATTTTCTCAGATTCACGTTTAACGGCAGCTCTAGTGGATCGCTTGATCCACCATGCCCATATCATTTCATATACGGGTCAGAGCTTTCGTTTAGCCAACGCATTGTCGAGAAAATAG
- a CDS encoding membrane protein, producing MKIREFTLTTTFLSIILLFALTPVGFIHLGVIKATIIHIPIIIASIILGPKIGAFLGLVFGITSIITNTIAPTLLSFAFSPAIPVLGTSQGSFWALFIAIVPRVLIGFIPYYMFKALSKAVSKKKNNQKLAFFLTGLLSTFLHTFLVMGSISLIFQDAYAQAINADSSSAIFKAVMTVFLTNGITEAVIAAIVTSLVAPPLYKLSKNK from the coding sequence TTGAAAATAAGAGAATTTACATTAACTACTACATTTTTATCCATTATTTTATTATTTGCTCTAACACCAGTTGGATTTATACATTTAGGTGTAATTAAAGCGACGATCATTCATATTCCAATTATTATAGCTTCCATTATCTTAGGGCCAAAAATTGGTGCATTTTTAGGATTAGTGTTTGGAATCACTAGTATTATAACAAATACAATTGCCCCAACATTACTTTCATTTGCTTTTTCTCCAGCGATTCCTGTTTTAGGTACAAGTCAGGGTAGTTTTTGGGCATTATTTATTGCAATTGTTCCAAGAGTATTAATTGGTTTCATCCCTTACTATATGTTTAAAGCTCTTTCTAAAGCTGTTTCAAAGAAAAAAAACAATCAGAAACTAGCTTTCTTTTTAACTGGACTGCTTTCAACTTTTTTACATACATTTTTAGTGATGGGTTCTATTTCTTTAATATTTCAGGATGCCTATGCTCAGGCCATTAATGCAGACAGCTCGAGTGCAATTTTTAAAGCTGTTATGACTGTGTTTCTTACTAACGGAATTACTGAGGCGGTAATTGCTGCCATCGTCACATCACTAGTAGCTCCACCATTATATAAGCTATCAAAAAATAAATAG